A region from the Desulfoglaeba alkanexedens ALDC genome encodes:
- a CDS encoding N-acyl homoserine lactonase family protein, with product MREYVIRPLTIGANETDQGIMTYLRDYGKRIWIPSYAFYLEGGDETILVDTGLEQFMVPDEVARENGLEILAFEDALATVGLKPEDIDLIIHTHLHNDHCENDYQCSNATILVQEKEYEFFKNPHPIDHRYYPDLLDGLKVEVVDGDVSLREGIDLIFTPGHTPGGQSVSVNTRAGRAIITGFCCNAKNFPETGPAVAPGVHTDAIAAYDSAQKIRQMADILIPLHDLSVGRRKRIPA from the coding sequence ATGCGCGAATATGTCATTCGACCGCTCACCATCGGAGCCAACGAGACGGACCAGGGCATCATGACCTACCTCCGAGACTACGGCAAACGCATCTGGATTCCGAGCTACGCCTTCTACCTTGAAGGCGGCGATGAAACGATCCTGGTGGACACGGGCCTCGAGCAGTTCATGGTGCCCGACGAGGTGGCCCGGGAAAACGGGCTGGAAATCTTGGCATTCGAAGACGCCTTGGCGACGGTGGGCCTCAAGCCCGAAGACATCGACCTCATCATCCACACCCACCTTCATAACGATCATTGCGAAAACGACTATCAATGCTCCAACGCGACCATCTTGGTTCAGGAAAAGGAATACGAATTCTTCAAGAACCCACACCCCATCGATCACCGCTACTATCCGGATCTTCTGGACGGATTGAAGGTGGAAGTCGTCGACGGGGACGTATCCCTGCGAGAGGGTATCGACCTGATTTTCACTCCGGGGCACACGCCGGGAGGCCAGTCCGTTTCCGTAAACACCAGAGCGGGACGGGCGATCATCACGGGATTCTGCTGTAACGCCAAGAACTTTCCGGAAACCGGTCCGGCGGTAGCGCCCGGCGTGCATACGGACGCCATCGCCGCTTACGACAGTGCTCAGAAAATCCGGCAGATGGCCGACATTCTGATCCCGCTGCATGATCTGAGCGTCGGGAGGCGGAAGAGGATTCCCGCATGA
- a CDS encoding FAD-dependent oxidoreductase: MDTKRVVIIGAVALGPKAACRIKRLQPDWDVVMVDRDEFISYGGCGIPYYISGEVTDLSELMKTSFHMLRTPEFFRDAKGVHVRTRTEAVSIDRKAKAVRLRDLDTGKEEDLAYDTLVLATGSVPNRLPVPGADLPGVTAVTDLHAAKAVKDRIAQGGVDRAVIVGAGAIGCEMAEALTDLWGVEATVVEIADQVLPGALDPDFARMVQRHMEEHGVTFHCGETVQEIATSDGDHPLRVKTSARTLETDLVITAVGVRPNSRLAADAGLLVSLRGGILVNGKLQTSDPDIYAGGDCIEVLHRITGKPFYFPQGSLANRQGRIIGTNIAGGSAVFEGSVGSFVVKIFETTVAAAGLTLRAARKEGFDADHALVVQTDRAHFYPSRELMTLDLIFDRKTRRILGIQGIGKNGDAVVARIDTVAAMLPQKATIEDLSNVELAYSPPYASAMDILNAVANTAENILDGFNRTMDLEEFEKCFLSEPCDDVVCLDVRGPQDAAPFVARFGDRWINIPQETLDRRLEAVPQGKRLIVVCNTGVRSYQALLQLRKAGHEDAASLQGGIATLKDAGFIQIEGEDKGTP, from the coding sequence ATGGACACCAAGCGAGTGGTAATCATCGGAGCCGTGGCTCTCGGACCCAAGGCCGCCTGCCGCATCAAGCGGCTCCAACCGGATTGGGACGTGGTGATGGTCGACCGGGACGAATTCATTTCTTACGGCGGCTGCGGCATACCCTATTACATTTCGGGCGAAGTGACCGACCTGTCGGAACTTATGAAGACCAGTTTTCACATGCTTCGGACGCCAGAGTTTTTCCGGGACGCCAAGGGCGTCCACGTCCGCACGCGAACCGAAGCGGTTTCCATCGACCGTAAAGCCAAAGCAGTGCGACTCCGGGACCTGGATACCGGAAAGGAAGAAGACCTGGCTTACGACACGTTGGTGCTCGCCACCGGCAGCGTCCCCAACCGGCTTCCGGTTCCCGGGGCCGATCTCCCGGGGGTCACGGCGGTGACGGACCTGCATGCCGCAAAGGCCGTGAAAGACCGAATCGCCCAGGGCGGCGTGGACCGGGCGGTGATCGTGGGAGCGGGCGCCATCGGCTGCGAAATGGCCGAAGCGCTCACAGATCTTTGGGGCGTGGAAGCCACGGTGGTCGAAATCGCCGACCAGGTGCTTCCGGGCGCTTTGGACCCCGACTTTGCCCGCATGGTCCAAAGGCACATGGAAGAACACGGCGTCACCTTTCACTGCGGCGAAACCGTCCAGGAAATCGCGACATCAGACGGAGACCACCCGCTCCGGGTGAAGACGTCGGCACGCACCCTGGAAACCGACCTGGTGATCACCGCCGTGGGCGTCCGCCCCAATTCCCGCCTGGCCGCCGACGCGGGACTCCTGGTTTCGCTTCGAGGCGGCATCCTGGTGAACGGAAAGCTCCAGACATCGGATCCCGACATCTACGCGGGAGGCGACTGCATCGAAGTCCTACACCGGATCACGGGGAAACCGTTCTATTTCCCTCAAGGATCGCTGGCCAACCGCCAAGGACGGATCATCGGGACCAACATCGCGGGAGGATCGGCGGTTTTCGAAGGCTCCGTGGGGAGTTTTGTGGTGAAGATCTTCGAAACAACGGTGGCCGCTGCGGGACTCACGTTGCGGGCCGCGCGGAAAGAAGGTTTCGATGCGGACCACGCCCTGGTGGTTCAGACCGATCGGGCCCATTTCTATCCCAGCCGCGAGCTCATGACCCTGGATTTGATCTTCGACCGTAAAACACGCCGGATTCTCGGCATCCAGGGGATCGGGAAAAACGGCGATGCGGTGGTCGCCCGAATCGACACAGTGGCGGCCATGCTGCCTCAAAAAGCGACCATCGAAGACCTGTCCAATGTAGAACTGGCCTACTCGCCGCCCTACGCTTCGGCCATGGACATTTTGAACGCCGTGGCCAACACCGCGGAAAACATCCTGGACGGCTTCAACCGAACCATGGACTTGGAAGAATTCGAAAAATGCTTTCTTTCCGAACCCTGTGACGACGTGGTCTGTCTGGACGTGCGGGGGCCGCAGGACGCCGCCCCGTTCGTTGCACGCTTCGGCGACCGGTGGATCAACATCCCTCAGGAAACCCTGGACCGGCGGCTGGAGGCCGTCCCGCAAGGCAAGCGGCTGATCGTGGTGTGCAATACCGGTGTTCGATCCTATCAAGCCCTGCTGCAGCTTCGAAAAGCAGGCCATGAAGATGCGGCGAGCCTGCAGGGCGGGATCGCGACGCTCAAGGATGCCGGCTTTATTCAGATCGAAGGCGAAGACAAAGGTACCCCGTGA
- a CDS encoding BPL-N domain-containing protein: protein MTEEGRPDSRSHIPFPAGLLWDQSLVWGLICVETLKSLDVPFRVLSAQEIASGALGDFRVLIVPGGWAAHKVKALGRQGRTAVARFVDGGGSYLGFCGGAGLALASPPSLGLVPLERLPLSERLPNASGEVIIRGRTDHSAWQDLPPSLPVSIWWPSQFRNPSAAACGTLAVYERPGRDFRVADLPIDACRDSKTRWEVWEKSYGINLDPRRILGHPAVIEVERGKGRLVLSYPHLETPGDLWGNRLFANLLQYLDQQAAAHLPLKNPGQYAAEPDAFPETARPCRETLERLEAAHREAEELIRFGEENLLWSWRRSWLLQWQRGIRGLEYGTLAVSLRFLCREISSLDLSDKPVDAWRKPAVQIQRDVADFCQEAKRLLLEEKAAGQNANLSKLQSVNPTVDALRARLFGSGMSHGGFSRRIFDTLDAMLLNALRRWMPVQAWADGLSHRSGTP, encoded by the coding sequence GTGACAGAGGAAGGCCGCCCGGACAGCCGCTCTCACATCCCCTTTCCCGCAGGCCTTTTATGGGACCAGTCGCTGGTCTGGGGTTTGATCTGCGTCGAAACCCTGAAATCGCTCGATGTGCCGTTTCGGGTCTTGAGCGCCCAAGAGATCGCTTCGGGAGCGCTCGGCGACTTCCGCGTGCTCATCGTTCCCGGCGGCTGGGCCGCCCACAAGGTCAAGGCTCTGGGCCGGCAAGGCCGAACGGCCGTCGCGCGTTTCGTTGACGGCGGAGGCAGCTACCTGGGTTTTTGCGGCGGCGCGGGACTGGCGCTGGCGAGCCCGCCGTCGCTGGGACTGGTGCCTCTGGAACGATTGCCGCTCTCGGAACGCCTCCCGAACGCGAGCGGCGAAGTCATCATCCGCGGTCGAACCGACCACTCCGCCTGGCAGGACCTGCCCCCATCGCTTCCGGTTTCCATCTGGTGGCCGTCCCAGTTCCGGAATCCATCGGCGGCGGCCTGTGGCACCCTCGCGGTCTACGAGCGACCGGGTCGCGACTTCCGGGTGGCGGACCTTCCCATCGACGCCTGCCGCGATTCCAAAACCCGTTGGGAAGTGTGGGAAAAGAGCTACGGGATCAACCTGGATCCCCGGCGGATTTTGGGGCACCCGGCCGTGATCGAGGTCGAACGCGGCAAAGGCCGCCTGGTCCTTTCGTATCCTCACCTGGAAACCCCCGGAGATCTCTGGGGAAACCGCCTCTTCGCGAACCTACTCCAATACCTCGACCAACAAGCGGCGGCACACCTCCCTTTGAAAAACCCGGGGCAATACGCCGCCGAACCGGACGCCTTCCCCGAAACCGCCCGCCCTTGCCGTGAAACCCTGGAACGGCTCGAAGCGGCTCACCGCGAAGCCGAAGAACTCATCCGCTTCGGCGAAGAAAACCTCCTCTGGAGCTGGCGCCGATCTTGGCTCCTCCAGTGGCAGCGCGGCATCCGCGGCTTGGAATACGGAACCCTTGCCGTGTCGCTTCGGTTTCTCTGCCGCGAAATCAGCAGTCTGGACCTTTCGGATAAGCCCGTGGACGCCTGGCGAAAACCGGCGGTGCAGATCCAGCGGGATGTGGCCGATTTCTGTCAGGAAGCGAAACGACTCCTCTTGGAAGAAAAGGCGGCGGGGCAAAACGCGAATCTTTCCAAACTCCAGAGTGTCAACCCCACCGTGGACGCCCTCCGCGCACGGCTTTTCGGCTCAGGGATGAGCCACGGAGGATTCAGCCGCCGGATTTTCGACACCCTCGATGCCATGCTCCTGAACGCCCTGCGTCGCTGGATGCCGGTCCAAGCATGGGCGGATGGCCTTTCCCATCGCAGCGGAACCCCTTAG